Proteins from one Escherichia coli genomic window:
- a CDS encoding transposase: MLCAVQKNLHAARKVLSGIMGNVPKNNKPKTIIFDLRFLSAIKQKVFFGNEKPLFVKHTAMMREACQDLPQPVEYIPLDCEAHSHRSVAFAKTVVAPIMVTGVGAALMYATSSGPYYAKSISDSPDIEMIKKRMAGLFNHMGNSVQTKYRPVFDKWNELVDKLNHERNTVPFACLTTILATALNETPEGDTNVAVVMGCKSAKDRTISIVLGNSMLQTLIEKRLADGGEIENLFDQQGYFSCESLTAEELMMLKDLFDIRVLHLSNKFNVGLQGNINTDVLQDSFFKNVDFIHESNSYTVGMGV, encoded by the coding sequence GTGTTATGTGCTGTGCAAAAAAATCTCCATGCAGCAAGGAAGGTTCTTAGCGGGATAATGGGAAATGTGCCAAAAAATAATAAACCAAAAACAATCATTTTTGATTTGCGTTTTCTTAGCGCAATTAAGCAGAAAGTTTTTTTTGGCAATGAAAAACCGTTGTTTGTAAAACATACCGCAATGATGAGGGAGGCATGCCAGGATTTACCGCAGCCAGTGGAATATATTCCTTTAGACTGTGAAGCGCATAGCCATCGCAGCGTCGCCTTTGCCAAAACCGTGGTTGCACCTATCATGGTGACAGGTGTGGGCGCTGCTTTAATGTATGCAACATCATCAGGCCCGTATTATGCGAAAAGTATTTCTGACTCGCCGGATATCGAGATGATAAAAAAGCGTATGGCTGGATTATTTAACCACATGGGTAATTCTGTACAAACAAAATATCGGCCGGTTTTTGATAAATGGAATGAATTGGTAGATAAGTTAAACCACGAAAGAAATACAGTACCGTTTGCGTGTTTGACCACCATTTTAGCAACAGCGTTAAATGAAACCCCAGAGGGGGATACGAATGTTGCCGTTGTGATGGGGTGTAAATCTGCGAAAGATCGCACGATATCCATTGTCCTTGGCAACTCGATGTTGCAAACACTCATTGAAAAACGCCTCGCCGATGGTGGAGAAATTGAAAACCTTTTTGATCAACAGGGATATTTTAGTTGCGAGTCATTAACAGCTGAAGAATTAATGATGTTAAAAGACCTTTTTGATATTCGAGTTCTTCATCTCTCTAACAAATTTAATGTTGGGTTGCAAGGTAATATCAACACGGATGTTTTACAAGATTCGTTTTTTAAAAATGTCGATTTCATTCATGAATCTAACTCGTATACCGTAGGGATGGGAGTCTGA
- the fabY gene encoding fatty acid biosynthesis protein FabY — translation MYHLRVPQTEEELERYYQFRWEMLRKPLHQPKGSERDAWDAMAHHQMVVDEQGNLVAVGRLYINADNEASIRFMAVHPDVQDKGLGTLMAMTLESVARQEGVKRVTCSAREDAVEFFAKLGFVNQGEITTPTTTPIRHFLMIKPVATLDDILHRGDWCAQLQQAWYEHIPLSEKMGVRIQQYTGQKFITTMPETGNQNPHHTLFAGSLFSLATLTGWGLIWLMLRERHLGGTIILADAHIRYSKPISGKPHAVADLGALSGDLDRLARGRKARVQMQVEIFGDETPGAVFEGTYIVLPAKPFGPYEEGGNEEE, via the coding sequence ATGTATCACCTTCGGGTTCCACAAACAGAAGAAGAATTAGAGCGTTACTATCAGTTTCGCTGGGAAATGTTGCGTAAGCCCCTGCATCAACCGAAAGGTTCGGAACGCGACGCGTGGGATGCGATGGCGCATCACCAGATGGTCGTCGACGAGCAGGGTAATCTGGTGGCGGTAGGCCGACTGTATATTAATGCCGACAATGAAGCGTCCATTCGCTTTATGGCCGTTCATCCCGACGTGCAGGACAAAGGGTTAGGAACGCTGATGGCGATGACCCTGGAGTCGGTGGCGCGTCAGGAAGGTGTTAAGCGCGTGACCTGTAGCGCCCGCGAAGACGCGGTGGAGTTTTTCGCCAAGCTGGGGTTTGTTAATCAGGGAGAAATCACCACGCCAACCACCACGCCGATTCGCCATTTTTTGATGATAAAACCTGTCGCCACTCTGGATGACATTCTGCATCGCGGCGACTGGTGCGCGCAGCTGCAACAGGCGTGGTACGAACATATCCCGCTAAGCGAAAAAATGGGCGTGCGCATTCAGCAATATACCGGGCAAAAATTTATCACCACCATGCCGGAAACCGGCAATCAGAATCCGCATCATACGTTGTTTGCCGGGAGTTTATTCTCGCTGGCTACGCTCACCGGTTGGGGGCTTATCTGGCTAATGCTGCGCGAACGCCACCTCGGCGGAACCATTATTCTCGCTGATGCGCATATCCGTTACAGCAAACCAATCAGCGGTAAACCACACGCGGTAGCCGACCTCGGTGCCTTAAGCGGCGATCTCGACCGTCTGGCGCGCGGACGTAAAGCACGGGTGCAGATGCAGGTCGAAATCTTTGGCGACGAGACGCCGGGGGCGGTGTTTGAAGGCACGTATATCGTTCTGCCCGCGAAGCCATTTGGCCCGTATGAAGAGGGCGGGAACGAAGAAGAGTAG
- the dtd gene encoding D-aminoacyl-tRNA deacylase has product MIALIQRVTRASVTVEGEVTGEIGAGLLVLLGVEKDDDEQKANRLCERVLGYRIFSDAEGKMNLNVQQAGGSVLVVSQFTLAADTERGMRPSFSKGASPDRAEALYDYFVERCRQQEMNTQTGRFAADMQVSLVNDGPVTFWLQV; this is encoded by the coding sequence ATGATTGCATTAATTCAACGCGTAACCCGTGCCAGCGTCACCGTGGAGGGAGAAGTGACGGGCGAAATTGGCGCGGGACTTTTGGTGTTATTGGGTGTCGAAAAGGATGACGACGAACAGAAAGCAAACCGTCTGTGCGAGCGCGTGCTTGGCTATCGCATCTTCAGCGATGCCGAAGGCAAGATGAATCTCAACGTGCAACAGGCGGGCGGCAGTGTGCTGGTGGTTTCCCAGTTTACCCTCGCCGCAGATACCGAACGGGGGATGCGCCCAAGTTTCTCCAAAGGCGCATCACCGGATCGCGCAGAGGCGTTATATGACTATTTCGTCGAACGCTGCCGTCAGCAAGAGATGAACACGCAAACAGGACGCTTCGCTGCGGATATGCAGGTATCGCTGGTCAATGATGGCCCCGTAACATTCTGGTTGCAGGTATGA
- the yihY gene encoding virulence factor BrkB family protein, protein MLKNIQDKARHRTRPLWAWLKLLWQRIDEDNMTTLAGNLAYVSLLSLVPLVAVVFALFAAFPMFSDVSIQLRHFIFANFLPATGDVIQRYIEQFVANSNKMTAVGACGLIVTALLLMYSIDSALNTIWRSKRARPKIYSFAVYWMILTLGPLLAGASLAISSYLLSLRWASDLNTVIDNVLRIFPLLLSWISFWLLYSIVPTIRVPNRDAIVGAFVAALLFEAGKKGFALYITMFPSYQLIYGVLAVIPILFVWVYWTWCIVLLGAEITVTLGEYRKLKQAAEQEEDDEP, encoded by the coding sequence ATGCTAAAAAACATTCAGGACAAAGCCAGGCACCGTACCCGTCCGCTATGGGCCTGGCTAAAACTACTCTGGCAACGCATTGATGAGGACAATATGACAACCCTGGCAGGTAATCTTGCCTATGTGTCGTTGCTCTCATTAGTGCCGCTGGTTGCCGTTGTTTTTGCGCTTTTCGCCGCGTTTCCCATGTTTTCGGACGTCAGCATTCAGTTGCGTCACTTTATTTTTGCCAACTTTCTGCCTGCTACTGGCGATGTTATCCAGCGATATATCGAACAGTTTGTCGCCAATTCCAACAAAATGACCGCCGTCGGGGCGTGCGGGCTGATCGTCACAGCATTATTGCTGATGTACTCCATCGATAGCGCGTTGAATACCATCTGGCGCAGTAAACGAGCGCGACCCAAAATTTACTCGTTTGCCGTGTACTGGATGATTTTAACGCTGGGGCCGCTGTTGGCAGGGGCCAGTCTGGCGATCAGTTCCTATTTGCTCTCCCTGCGCTGGGCGAGCGATCTCAATACTGTCATCGACAACGTGCTGCGTATTTTTCCGTTGCTGTTGTCGTGGATCTCCTTCTGGTTGCTGTACAGCATTGTTCCTACCATCCGCGTACCTAACCGCGACGCGATTGTCGGTGCGTTTGTCGCCGCACTCCTGTTCGAAGCAGGAAAAAAAGGTTTCGCGCTTTATATCACCATGTTCCCGTCATACCAGCTCATTTACGGCGTGCTGGCGGTGATCCCCATTCTCTTTGTTTGGGTCTACTGGACATGGTGTATCGTCTTGCTTGGTGCGGAAATTACTGTCACTCTCGGGGAATACCGCAAACTAAAACAAGCAGCTGAACAAGAAGAAGACGACGAACCATGA
- the yihX gene encoding glucose-1-phosphatase, producing MLYIFDLGNVIVDIDFNRVLGAWSDLTRVPLATLKKSFHMGEAFHQHERGEISDEAFAEALCHEMALPLSYEQFSHGWQAVFVALRPEVIAIMHKLREQGHRVVVLSNTNRLHTTFWPEEYPEIRDAADHIYLSQDLGMRKPEARIYQHVLQAEGFSASDTVFFDDNADNIEGANQLGITSILVKDKTTIPDYFAKVLC from the coding sequence ATGCTCTATATCTTTGATTTAGGTAATGTGATTGTCGATATCGACTTTAACCGCGTGCTGGGAGCCTGGAGCGATTTAACGCGTGTTCCCCTGGCTACGCTTAAGAAGAGTTTCCACATGGGCGAGGCGTTTCATCAGCATGAGCGTGGGGAAATTAGCGACGAAGCGTTCGCAGAGGCGCTGTGTCATGAGATGGCTCTACCGCTAAGCTATGAGCAGTTTTCCCACGGCTGGCAGGCGGTGTTTGTCGCGCTGCGCCCGGAAGTGATCGCCATCATGCATAAACTGCGTGAGCAGGGTCATCGTGTGGTGGTGCTTTCCAATACTAACCGCCTACATACCACCTTCTGGCCGGAGGAATACCCGGAAATTCGTGATGCTGCTGACCATATCTATCTGTCGCAAGATCTGGGGATGCGCAAACCTGAAGCACGAATTTACCAGCATGTTTTGCAGGCGGAAGGTTTTTCAGCCAGCGATACGGTCTTTTTCGATGACAACGCCGATAATATAGAAGGAGCAAATCAGCTAGGTATTACCAGTATTCTGGTGAAAGATAAAACCACCATCCCGGACTATTTCGCGAAGGTGTTATGCTAA
- the csqR gene encoding DeoR/GlpR family DNA-binding transcription regulator: MSLTELTGNPRHDQLLMLIAERGYMNIDELANLLDVSTQTVRRDIRKLSEQGLITRHHGGAGRASSVVNTAFEQREVSQTEEKKAIAEAVADYIPDGSTIFITIGTTVEHVARALLNHNHLRIITNSLRVAHILYHNPRFEVMVPGGTLRSHNSGIIGPSAASFVADFRADYLVTSVGAIESDGALMEFDVNEANVVKTMMAHARNILLVADHTKYHASAAVEIGNVAQVTALFTDELPPAALKSRLQDSQIEIILPQEDA, encoded by the coding sequence ATGAGCCTTACCGAACTAACCGGTAACCCGCGGCACGACCAACTCCTCATGCTGATCGCCGAGCGTGGGTATATGAATATTGATGAGCTGGCAAATCTGCTGGATGTTTCCACGCAGACGGTCCGCCGGGATATTCGTAAATTAAGCGAGCAAGGGCTGATCACGCGCCATCACGGTGGCGCGGGTCGGGCCTCCAGCGTCGTTAATACGGCGTTCGAACAGCGTGAGGTTTCGCAAACTGAAGAGAAAAAAGCGATTGCCGAAGCGGTGGCAGACTATATTCCTGATGGATCGACAATATTTATCACCATCGGTACGACTGTCGAACATGTCGCCCGGGCGTTACTTAACCATAATCATTTGCGGATAATCACGAACAGCCTGCGTGTGGCGCATATTCTGTACCACAACCCGCGCTTTGAAGTGATGGTGCCCGGCGGTACATTGCGCTCTCATAATAGCGGGATCATTGGCCCTTCAGCGGCGTCCTTTGTGGCCGATTTTCGGGCTGATTATCTGGTAACAAGCGTTGGGGCGATTGAGAGCGATGGCGCGTTGATGGAGTTTGATGTAAACGAAGCTAACGTGGTGAAAACGATGATGGCGCACGCGAGAAATATTCTGCTGGTCGCCGATCACACTAAGTATCATGCTTCGGCGGCGGTTGAAATTGGTAATGTGGCACAGGTCACTGCGCTCTTTACCGACGAGCTGCCGCCCGCTGCGCTAAAATCACGCTTACAAGACAGCCAAATTGAAATCATCCTTCCCCAGGAAGACGCGTAG
- the yihV gene encoding sulfofructose kinase: MIRVACVGITVMDRIYYVEGLPTESGKYVAKNYTEVGGGPAATAAVAAARLGAQVDFIGRVGDDDTGNSLLAELESWGVNTRYTKRYNQAKSSQSAIMVDAKGERIIINYPSPDLLPDAEWLEEIDFSQWDVVLADVRWHDGAKKAFTLARQAGVMTVLDGDITPQDISELVALSDHAAFSEPGLARLTGVKEMASALKQAQTLTNGHVYVTQGSAGCDWLENGGRQHQPAFKVDVVDTTGAGDVFHGALAVALATGGDLADSVRFASGVAALKCTRPGGRAGIPDCDQTRSFLSLFV, encoded by the coding sequence ATGATTCGTGTTGCTTGTGTAGGAATTACCGTGATGGATCGCATCTATTACGTGGAAGGGTTGCCGACGGAGAGCGGTAAATACGTGGCGAAAAATTATACGGAAGTTGGCGGCGGGCCAGCGGCTACAGCAGCAGTTGCGGCGGCCAGACTGGGTGCGCAGGTCGATTTTATTGGTCGCGTCGGTGACGACGACACGGGCAACAGCCTGCTGGCAGAGCTGGAATCCTGGGGCGTTAACACCCGTTACACCAAACGGTATAACCAGGCGAAATCTTCGCAATCCGCCATCATGGTGGATGCCAAAGGAGAGCGAATCATCATTAACTATCCCAGCCCGGACCTGCTGCCTGACGCAGAGTGGTTGGAGGAAATTGATTTCTCTCAGTGGGACGTGGTGCTGGCAGATGTACGCTGGCATGACGGCGCGAAAAAAGCCTTCACTCTGGCGCGGCAGGCGGGCGTGATGACCGTGCTGGACGGTGATATTACGCCGCAGGATATCAGTGAGCTGGTGGCGTTAAGCGATCATGCTGCTTTTTCAGAACCGGGTCTGGCGCGGCTAACGGGCGTGAAAGAGATGGCGAGTGCCCTAAAACAGGCACAAACGCTCACAAATGGACATGTCTATGTTACTCAGGGCAGTGCAGGCTGTGACTGGCTGGAGAATGGCGGGCGACAGCATCAGCCAGCTTTCAAAGTTGATGTGGTAGATACTACCGGTGCGGGCGATGTTTTTCACGGCGCATTGGCGGTGGCGCTGGCAACAGGTGGAGATTTAGCGGATTCCGTCCGCTTTGCCAGCGGTGTGGCGGCGTTAAAATGCACGCGTCCCGGTGGGCGTGCCGGGATCCCTGACTGTGATCAAACCCGATCTTTTTTGTCACTTTTTGTATAA